A single genomic interval of Electrophorus electricus isolate fEleEle1 chromosome 2, fEleEle1.pri, whole genome shotgun sequence harbors:
- the cd302 gene encoding CD302 antigen, whose translation MEPSTCQLSCILYAFLFISSCFTQGQANGECPDDERMWVPFGQSCYHFVHGEEDVAKRYSIDQARDKCGGFGLLTVPNAQVNNFVVDYSLKQWKGNINIWLGMYYSSDVDEFKWNDETPLSYKNWEDGPNIEDLEMPLVDTCVMLHASSGKWENVSCSRQEENGVVCETAQKETKAGKNSNSPLLLALVVLSVVVILGLSLVFWFIQQRSSSGLFLLPSFEYHPPFRSPTADQTCLVEAEEFEEMS comes from the exons ATGGAGCCGAGTACATGTCAACTTTCCtgtattttatatgcatttctttttatttcctcGTGTTTCACACAGGGCCAGGCTAACGGAG AGTGTCCTGATGATGAACGCATGTGGGTGCCGTTTGGCCAAAGCTGTTACCATTTTGTCCATGGAGAGGAGGATGTTGCCAAGAGATACTCCATCGACCAAGCAAGAGACAAGTGCGGTGGCTTTG GCCTTCTCACAGTGCCCAATGCCCAAGTGAACAACTTTGTCGTCGATTACAGCCTCAAGCAGTGGAAAGGCAACATTAATATCTGGTTGGGAATGTACTACAGCAGTGATG TTGATGAGTTTAAGTGGAATGACGAGACTCCTTTAAGCTATAAGAACTGGGAGGATGGTCCTAATATAGAAGATCTGGAGATGCCCCTCGTTGACACATGTGTGATGCTGCATGCCTCCTCTGGCAAATGGGAGAATGTCAGCTGTTCGAGGCAAGAGGAGAATGGAGTGGTGTGTGAAACGGCTCAGA aaGAAACCAAGGCAGGGAAAAACA GCAATAGTCCTCTCCTCTTGGCGCTGGTTGTTCTGAGCGTGGTGGTGATTCTGGGCCTGTCCTTAGTCTTCTGGTTCATCCAGCAAAGGAGCAGCTCTGGCCTGTTCCTGTTGCCGTCTTTCGAGTACCACCCTCCTTTCAGGTCGCCCACAGCTGACCAGACCTGCCTGGTGGAGGCCGAAGAGTTTGAGGAAATGTCCTGA